A window from Brachyhypopomus gauderio isolate BG-103 chromosome 6, BGAUD_0.2, whole genome shotgun sequence encodes these proteins:
- the LOC143517409 gene encoding biotinidase-like has product MACLGLTAAILAVWFLVIRLGGAEEVFYIAAVYEHKVILNPTPEKPVERRAALEHMKKNLDVYEEQAAISAKQGVQIIVFPEDGIHGFNYTRASIASYLETVPDPEVVTWSPCADPERFTNTEVLHRLSCIARKNRLFLVANMPDRQACSRATDPHCPPDGQYQFNTDVVFSDNGTLVARYHKQNLYFEASFDTPPKPEHTTFTTPFAGRFGVFTCFDILFKEPVVTLVEDMGIRQLVFPTAWMNQLPLLAAVQFQRSFSYSTGVTLLAANLRSAEMGMTGSGIYTPRETVYHHAMEGEQGKLLVSKVPVLDPLVAGGAAGRANLSSVPFSGHPKTVDREEEDKTCLLNDFQVDATQRKPEAKHCLKEESGCNEELLNEESTPFTSTMMYDNFTFVLLEGRQGNITVCDGSFCCHLLFRRSKPHEEELYVLGAFGGLHVIHGTYYLEVCALVRCTGQHKESCGGETDHAETLVDFQLDGTFSTKHIYAGVLGSGMTLYLPDRSGWESRGRFYMTRKGMTTGLVTAVLYGRVYEKDST; this is encoded by the exons ATGGCGTGTTTAGGACTGACCGCAGCCATTTTAGCGGTATGGTTTCTTGTGATTCGGTTGGGCGGCGCAGAGGAGGTTTTTTATATCGCTGCAGTGTACGAGCACAAGGTGATCCTGAACCCAACACCTGAGAAGCCGGTGGAGAGGCGAGCTGCGCTAGAACACATGAAAAAGAACTTGGACGTTTATGAGGAACAAGCCGCCATATCTGCTAAACAG GGTGTCCAAATCATAGTCTTCCCGGAGGACGGCATCCATGGATTCAACTACACCAGAGCATCTATAGCTAGTTATCTGGAGACAGTGCCCGACCCTGAAGTTGTGACATGGAGCCCATGTGCAGATCCCGAGAGATTCACCAACACAGAG GTCCTCCATCGACTGAGCTGCATTGCTCGTAAGAATCGTCTCTTCCTGGTAGCCAACATGCCAGATCGGCAGGCCTGCAGCCGAGCAACGGACCCTCACTGTCCACCTGATGGACAGTACCAGTTTAACACGGACGTTGTTTTTAGTGACAACGGCACCCTCGTAGCCAGATACCACAAACAGAATCTTTACTTTGAGGCATCCTTTGACACACCTCCGAAGCCCGAgcacaccaccttcaccactcCATTTGCTGGCCGTTTCGGGGTGTTTACCTGCTTTGACATACTGTTCAAAGAGCCAGTCGTGACCCTTGTGGAGGACATGGGCATCAGGCAGCTGGTGTTCCCGACAGCCTGGATGAAccagctccccctgctggccgcGGTGCAGTTTCAGCGCTCCTTCTCCTACTCTACTGGGGTTACGTTGCTGGCGGCCAATTTGCGATCAGCTGAAATGGGCATGACGGGTAGTGGGATTTACACGCCCCGGGAGACCGTTTACCATCACGCCATGGAGGGAGAGCAGGGGAAACTGCTGGTGAGCAAAGTGCCGGTCCTGGACCCACTGGTGGCAGGAGGTGCAGCAGGGAGGGCAAACCTGAGCTCGGTGCCCTTCTCTGGCCATCCTAAAACAGTAGACAGGGAAGAGGAGGACAAGACATGTCTCCTGAATGACTTCCAAGTTGATGCAACCCAGAGAAAACCAGAGGCCAAGCACTGCCTAAAAGAGGAGTCTGGCTGCAACGAAGAGCTCTTAAATGAGGAGTCaactcccttcacctccacaaTGATGTACGATAATTTTACTTTTGTGCTACTGGAGGGCCGACAGGGGAATATCACGGTGTGCGACGGCTCGTTCTGCTGCCACCTGCTGTTCCGAAGGTCAAAGCCCCATGAGGAAGAGTTATATGTGCTGGGGGCGTTCGGTGGGCTTCACGTGATCCATGGCACGTACTACCTGGAGGTGTGTGCATTGGTCAGGTGCACAGGGCAGCATAAGGAGAGCTGCGGAGGAGAGACTGACCACGCCGAGACGCTGGTCGACTTCCAGCTAGACGGGACTTTCAGCACCAAGCACATCTATGCCGGCGTCTTGGGCAGTGGGATGACCCTGTACCTGCCGGATCGGTCCGGCTGGGAGAGCAGAGGCAGATTCTACATGACCCGGAAGGGAATGACCACCGGGCTGGTGACAGCAGTGCTGTATGGGAGAGTCTATGAGAAGGACAGTACCTGA